CTAGCCTGCTCCCCACTCCTGGGTTGGTGGAAGTGCCATCTGAGCATCCCTTATTGATGCTCCTCCTTCCTGCTCCTTCATCCTCTTTTCTCTGTCCCCCGTTCCCCAGTTCCCCTTTCACAGATCTACACTAGGACCAGACTTTCCATGGTGGGAGCAGCTCGGCAGGGTCTGCCTCTCTGCACCCCAAGGCCTGGCTGGCTGGAGCCCAGCCATCCTACTGCCCTCTCTGACGACTATATCCCTCTtcctcccacctggccccagGACACCAGAATTGCTGTGTGGGGCCTGGGTGGCCGGGGTGCTTGGGGACAGCACTGCTGGCTGCCTCACCTGCGAGAGGTGGCTTCGCAGGCACACAGGGGCTGAGGCGGCCCACGCGGTCGTGGGAGACGAGGCGGGCGAGCCGCAGCCCCTCGTCCATCAATGTCTGCTGCAGGATGTGGCGGCTCCATAGCCCATGGGCTGGCAATGCCAGAGGCAGGTCAGCAGGGGGCGGCGTCAGCCTTGGACATGACCCCACAGCTGTGGGCATGGGCACTGGTCAGGTAAGGGGCTGCAGCCAATGGAACCCCCACCCTCAACCACATAGCCAGCCCACAGGCCCTTCTGCCCCCCCCTCCAGCCAGGTCTCCCAACCCTGTTTCAGGCACTGCCTCCTGGCtcactcctcccccaaccccctccccTACTCCCCCACCCTCAATGAAGAGAAAAGTGTTCTGAGGCACACTCACCCTGCAAATGTCCATCCAGACTCTCCCCAGACAGGCTGGCGCTGTCCTCCTCCAGGCTGGGGCGGTATGGGGGTACATAGGACTCAGGGCCTGGGGGAGGCTGCTGGATTTCAGGGTGACTCTGTTCTCCAACCTGTGGATGCCCAACATGGGGAAATGAAGACCTGGCAAGGGAGGGGATCGGGGAAGGATGCCCAATGCCCCTATATGCACCCCGGAAAACATACCTCTTGTTTCAGCTTCTTCAGTGGAGGGCCTCCCAGTTCTTCAGGGTGAAGCCTGAAAAGATGGGTAAGAATAAAGTGGGTGAGGCTGACGAGGGCCACTCGACCGGCAGAGCACAGAACCCAGCCAGAGGCATGTGTTATTTAAAACCTTTGCCAAGAAGCTGGCCGAGAAAGAGTCTCTAGTTCAAGCACTATTGTTGTAGGGGGTTGGGGGGGATCCGACATGGATGGGAGGAGAGACCAGACCTGAGACAAGCTGACTTGGCCAAAAGCAGGACATCCAGATGGGCGGGAAGCAGGCCTAGAGCTGCCTGAGCTGAAGGTTAGGACATGATCTAACTCCATAGCAGGATTCCAGTCCAGGAAGGACCTGGGGAAGGGGTCTCACCTGGAGCCCTTCAAGGAGGACAAGTAGGTGCTCTCTCGGGCTACTTGGCGGGACAAAGAGAAGAGCTCCACTCTCCGTAATAAGAGCGTGTTGTCCCTCATGCAGAACTGGGCAGCAGCCTCGTTGATGGTGAGCTGTGGAGGGAGGGCAGCCAGGAGAGTCAGAATTCGAACTTCCCCGCTGCCTCACCAGACCTCCTCACACCCCTTCACCATCGGACAAATGAGGCCCATCCATCAGACGCTTGCTTTGGTTTTGACACTACATGGGAGCTttctgaggtgggaagacagaGGTCAGCACCCACAGCTTCCTAGGAATGCCCGGGGCCTCCTCCTCTCCTGTGGGGTCCTGAGTGACAAGGAGCTGAACAGCTCGGTGCTGCCTGTATCTCTGCTTCCCCCTCAGCTGAGGATGGAAGCACTGCAGCCGCTGGGgtaggggcctgttggggagggGATCAGGGCCTGGGGTCCTGGTCAAGAGATAATGAAAGATAGTCGGAGACTGTAGAAACTCGCAGAGGTAAGCGGCTGGAGACCTGGAAGTCAAGGGCAATCCTAGGAGGCCTGGGGGTTCTCACCTCGTGCAGGCTGAGCTGCTTGCCCTCCCGCCGCTTAGAGTCGAAACGGCCATAGATGATGCTGTATTTGCGGATCTCCTCTTCCTTCTGGCTGTCATTATCATCCATCTCAAAGATGTGCCCAACGCTCCGTGCCAGCTTCTTATTCAGCTTTAGCAGGGATGTGACCTCCCCAGCATCCCCCCTTGGGAAGCTCCGGAAGATCCTCTCCACACTTTCCACCACCATGCGTACCATCTCTGGCTCCAGTCGGTCTGGACCACCCCCAGTCCCACCTGCTGCCAGCCCCCCAGCCCCAGTCCCCTCAGGGACTCCTCCCCCTGCAGGGGGGGAGAAGGGTGGCGAGCcagcctcctcttctcctcctgcccCAACGTCCGACTCTGGAGTGCTCCGGCCTGGCCAGATCCGGGGGTCCCCTGCCCCAGGTCCCCCAGGCAGTGGTGATAGCTTCTCTCCAAGTTCAAGGGGGCTCTTGGGGCTAAAACTGCGGGCACTGCCTGCCTTTTCCCCTGGGCTGCCATGCCCATTGCTCATGCTCCCTTTCCGGGTACCCGCAGTCTCAGAGATCTTGAAGAGCGGGATGCTGGAGACGGGAACAGCAGGCACTGGTTGACTGAAGAGCCCTGGATTGGTGGCCCACTCTCTCAGTGCCTTCTGCAGGCGCCGGACATGGAGGGGCTTGGTGGCCATGCCCACAAGTGCCATGATCTCCAGAAACTCCTCCTCACCCGCCTCACACAGCTGCTGCACGTCGTCCCCTCCCTGCTGGATGAAGGTCTCATAGTAGGAAAGGAGGTTGGCGCGCTGCAGGACCCGGTACAGCTGCAGCTCCCCCAGCGTCCGAGGCAGTGCCATGGCTCGGGCACTGGGCCTGAGAAGGAGGGGCACAAGAGAGAGGCAGTCGGTGCAAGTTCCCCTACTGGGTACCAACCCACACTAACAATTGTTCTCTCTTTCCTGCCtgcttttcttcccctccctcatTTGGATGCTATCCTGCCCAGTGCCCAGGTCTGAGTACAGACTCTCAGAATCAGGCACTGCTCAGAGGCATGGACAAGCCAGTGCCGTCCTAGACTGGCCCGAAGCCCCAAAAGTCAGTGGCCTGTGTCTGTAGGAGTCGAAGCGTCTTACAACCTTATCTTCAGCTTTTATCTTTTTGGTCTGGGGCAAGAAGAACTTGAGCGCTGAGGCTGACCAGCACCGACCTGGGATGGCTGGACCTCCCTCTCCCCCAAAACACAATCCTCACCTTCCACTCTAAACACTCAGCAGTCTCAACACTGAAGTGAAGTCACCCATACTAAAGTGAATGTAGGAGCCCAGTCTCCCCCACAGTGGACGCTGCTGGCCAGCTTCATTCCCTGTGAAGGGGCCACAGCCCCAGGTGGCTAAAAGGGAGGGTGTGGCACCTTCCCTGGCTTTCCCACTCAGTGAGCCAGGTGGTGCCTTACTCTTCTCCGCTCAGCTTTTCCCAGGggttaagcatttatttatttatttatttatttatttatttgagacggagtctcgctctgtcacccaggctggagtgcagtggcgctgtcactgcaacctccgcctcccgggttcaagcgattctcctgcctcagcctcctgagtagctgagattacaggcacccgccaccacgcccggctaatttttgtatttttagtagaaacggggtttcaccatgttggtcaggctgggctcgaattcctgacctcgtgatccacccgcctcggcctcccaaagtgctgggattacaggcgtgagccaccgcgcccgcccggCCTGGTTAAGCATTCTTAACGCACGCTTCCTCTCTCCCCTCAGGACCTCTCCACCCTTCCAGGCTGCCCAGTGCTCCTCAGTGGCCCCTCTCCTAGCAGTGACACTCCCCACTTCCTCGGTCAGCCTTTTCCTTCAGCTCAGGGGCcgtggcagggggaggggcgcAATTGTTCTGCTCCGGGGCCGTTCCgcccacacacactcccacagTGGTAGCGTCTGTAGGCGAAAACCGCCCAGGGGCTCCCGCCTACTCTCCTCTCCCTTATTTTCCACCCGCATCTTCAAGTGGAGTGGGGGAGCGGCTCAAGGCCTCTTGATGAAGGGGCTGCACACTGAAACTCCCCTCCCCGCTCTGTGAATAAAGGGACAGATATGGGAAGGAAAGCCTaaggcctccctgcctccctcgtCACCCCCCCCTTTCCCCCGCTGATGCTCCTTTAACTCAAAGGCACCGCCTTCTCCAGGACCCCGGGGGCCCGCGCGCTCCGTGCCAACGAGGGACTGAGGCAACTGAGCGTCCCCCCACCTTCCGCACTGATGCCAGCTCGAGCTCCAGGGCATCCCCTGGTGCTTGGAGGCTCCCACATTCTTTGCAGGGGGCTCTTAGGCCAGATGGAGCCCACAAAGTAAACCAGGAATGGAGATTTAGGTACTACTCTTTCATATCCAGCTTCATCAGATGCTTGCCTGCTCCCAGGGCCCCCTAATTCGAAGACGCACCCCCTTTTCCATCagtctccaccccccacccccgtccTGCTTCCCCACGTCCTCCCCTCGACCTCCGCCCTCTGGACCCCATTCCCAAGTCCAGCTCCACCCATCTCCACTCCCCGCTGCCTCCCTTTGCCCACTAACTTGAGTCTGGGCTGCAGGGTCCGGCGGGCGCTGTCCCCTCCGCCCGGCGGCTGCTCGGCTGTGGGGGAAGGCGCTCTGTGCATGGACGGCCGGAGACCACCCGGGCTGCCCTTCTCGGTGCCCGGCGCTCGGCGCCTGCTGCGTGCTGCCCTCTTCCCCGCGCACGATGCCGTGTCCACCGCTGTCCAggctctgtccctccctccacgTCTTCTCTCTCCGAGCCTCCGCGCCTCTGTCTGTGCCTCTGCCCCCCCACCCTCCCCGGCTGCGCTTGCCGCCTCTCCGCGCCTCCGCCCCCGCAGGACGCACGGGGAGCGAGGCCCGGAGCTGCGCTGGCTGCCGGGCTGGCGGGCGGAGGGCGTGGGCAGAGCTGGGGGCGGGAGTGGGGGCGGGGGCCGGGGGGGCGGGCGCTGGGGCCTCTCGGCCGCGGAGACGCCGCGGCTTAGAGACTGGGAGAGGCGGAGACgggggggggagggggtgtgGAGCAGGAGGCGGGGGCGGGGATTCAGAGCCGGGGCGCCGAATTGGGGACCGAGGTGACCGAGGCCCGGCTGTGGAGGGCGGGCTTGGGGACCCAGCGGGCGGGGCGAGGTCGTTCTGTGCCGCCCACGCCGGATGCACAGCCGGCCCTCTTGGCGCCCACGTACCCACGTGAGCGCCCCGCCGGCGACATTccttctctcccccacccctccgAGCTGAGAGAGGAGTTTCACAACCACGCACAAGTACACAAAGACACAGAAGCGCACGGACGTGCACACGCGCCTAAACAACTACGGGGACGCCCGTTGCCCATACTCAGGCCTTGTGGTGCTGGACGTGTGAATGTTAGGAGTGAGCCGGGAAAAGTTAGCGAAGGCTGGGCTGTGCGGCTTCTCCTGTG
The Pan troglodytes isolate AG18354 chromosome 10, NHGRI_mPanTro3-v2.0_pri, whole genome shotgun sequence genome window above contains:
- the NAB2 gene encoding NGFI-A-binding protein 2 isoform X1, whose product is MHRAPSPTAEQPPGGGDSARRTLQPRLKPSARAMALPRTLGELQLYRVLQRANLLSYYETFIQQGGDDVQQLCEAGEEEFLEIMALVGMATKPLHVRRLQKALREWATNPGLFSQPVPAVPVSSIPLFKISETAGTRKGSMSNGHGSPGEKAGSARSFSPKSPLELGEKLSPLPGGPGAGDPRIWPGRSTPESDVGAGGEEEAGSPPFSPPAGGGVPEGTGAGGLAAGGTGGGPDRLEPEMVRMVVESVERIFRSFPRGDAGEVTSLLKLNKKLARSVGHIFEMDDNDSQKEEEIRKYSIIYGRFDSKRREGKQLSLHELTINEAAAQFCMRDNTLLLRRVELFSLSRQVARESTYLSSLKGSRLHPEELGGPPLKKLKQEVGEQSHPEIQQPPPGPESYVPPYRPSLEEDSASLSGESLDGHLQAVGSCPRLTPPPADLPLALPAHGLWSRHILQQTLMDEGLRLARLVSHDRVGRLSPCVPAKPPLAEFEEGLLDRCPAPGPHPALVEGRRSSVKVEAEASRQ
- the NAB2 gene encoding NGFI-A-binding protein 2 isoform X2, whose protein sequence is MHRAPSPTAEQPPGGGDSARRTLQPRLKPSARAMALPRTLGELQLYRVLQRANLLSYYETFIQQGGDDVQQLCEAGEEEFLEIMALVGMATKPLHVRRLQKALREWATNPGLFSQPVPAVPVSSIPLFKISETAGTRKGSMSNGHGSPGEKAGSARSFSPKSPLELGEKLSPLPGGPGAGDPRIWPGRSTPESDVGAGGEEEAGSPPFSPPAGGGVPEGTGAGGLAAGGTGGGPDRLEPEMVRMVVESVERIFRSFPRGDAGEVTSLLKLNKKLARSVGHIFEMDDNDSQKEEEIRKYSIIYGRFDSKRREGKQLSLHELTINEAAAQFCMRDNTLLLRRVELFSLSRQVARESTYLSSLKGSRLHPEELGGPPLKKLKQEVGEQSHPEIQQPPPGPESYVPPYRPSLEEDSASLSGESLDGHLQEFEEGLLDRCPAPGPHPALVEGRRSSVKVEAEASRQ